The DNA sequence ATAAGTTGACATACTGCTCCAACGACCGGAACAGTTATCCGTTTATCATCACGCCTTCCGGAATTACAGCAAAAATCGAAGGTCCGGGTGTTGAACAAGATGCCTCCGGTGCATTTGTATTTATACCAGCAAAGGCACAGGTCGGTGAAATTACTTTCAACCTGAACGGCGCTTCTTCTGGCCTGAAAGTCACTGTCAATCCGGCGCCGGTAGCCAGTTTCGAACCCAAACAAGTGGGCAACCAACTCATTCTGACCAATACTTCGACCAACGCGGTTTCCTATATCTGGTCGGTGAACGGTGCAAAATTCGAATCTGCCGACAATTCGCCACTGGTTATCGACCTGACACCAAACAGTCCGACCATCTGGGTATTATCGCTTCAGGCAAACAGTGAAACTTGCGGGATCAATGTTTCGAAAACCATCGAATTCCCAACCAAAGTGGAAGCTCCGGTAAATACCTGCACCGACGATGCCAAAGCGCAAATGATTCAGGATCGGAATCTGCTGGTAAAACTTCAGATGCCAAATTCAGACATCGTGAACCGAATCTGGCTTCAAACCAGTGCATTGTATGGCGGAACCACTGAATTTACCAAAGGCGTGCTGAATGATGTGGACAATTACCTGAGCGGGAAAAACAACGGAAATCTGGAATCACTTTTCGTCAACCTGCTCAAGACAACCGCCAAACTCATTACAGGAACCGACCGGGTTAAATTACCAACCGAATTCAATACGCTGGTTCAGCTGTTTGCCTTGCAATTGCGGCTGTTCTACAATATTCTGGGTTGCCAGGATCTAAAGATGATTGAAGAATTTAACAGCATCATCCAGGCCATTCTGAATTTAATTCTGGAACTGTTGCAGATGCTAAAGCAAATTGATGTGACAATGCCCGATTCACTGAAAGCATTCATGAAAGCCTACGCCGTGCGCGTTGAGAAGATCGCATTGCTGATAGAGCATCTCGCTAAAATAAAAGATGGAAACCTGATATAGAAGCCACCCCTAAATCCCCTAAAGGGGACTTAGATCTTGGCAAATCGGTTGGGTTATTCGCAGCTAAAGCCCCTTCAGGGGTTTGGGGTAAATAATTCAACATTAGATGGCAGTACATATCTGAAATTTTAAAACTTGAAAAACTCAAACCATATCATCGAAAAAGTCCTTTTGGAGGTGAATACTTCCAGGCTTGAAACGGCTCATATGGTGCGAAACAACATTGATGTTTTGCTGAAGAATGAGCTGCTTCCCAGGCTTGAAACGCTTTTCGATGAGTATGAATTTCAGGACGAAATAATCCGTTTTGATGAACTGACAGTAGATTTTTCAGTTGGGCAGAACCATGATTTCAGCCATCTTCCATCTGAAATTTACAGGCAGTTAAAAGCAAAGTTCGACACAAGAAATGAACATAACATGGCTTTTTCTGAAGACGCCCTGTCAGTAGAACAAAATGCCGGTCGCATTTCGGCCACACAAAATTCAGGAAATGTTTTTCTCTTTTTTCTGAAAAACGGCTATTTGCCCTGGTACGGAAAAGAAGAGCAGATCCGCAATTTTACCCGGAGTGAAATTTGGGAGACCAATCTGGATGATCGGTCTTTTTTCAGGGCGCTTGACCAAATCTTGGGAAGCAGCGAAACGGCTGCCAATCGTTTCATTCTTCAATTTCCGGACGAAATGATAACCGCCTACCTGCGTCGGAAAAATCTACAGATTCACGCCGAAACTTCCTCTATTCTGAAGATTAGTCAGAATCTGGACAAGGAAGGCAGGCGTATTTTTCTGAAACTGCTCATCAGATTGGCGCACGACGACTTTCCGGGAGTTTCAAAAAAACTTGACCGGCTGATTTTTGGCGTTTATAAAGCCGACAATCCGGTTACTGAACGATTAGAAATAGAGCAATTAAAAAAACTTTTACAGCGTATCATACCGGAAAATGCACTTCAGGATTCAGTTCTTGAAAAAATTGACTGGCTGATTGAAGGCAAACCCCTCGTCCCGAACGAAATCCATCGGCTTCCGGAGACAAAAGCAGAATCGTTTCTTGAAAAAGAGAACGACCAGATAGGAGTTCAAAATGCAGGATTAATTCTGCTGCACCCCTTCCTGAAACAGTTTTTTGCAACAACCGGAATCCAGCCGTCTGAAGACCCTGATCTGGCGATTCAGTCGCTGCATTTTTTGGCTACCGGAAATGAAGATGTATTTGAAGGGAACCTGATCATGGAAAAGTTTCTGTGCGGAGTACCCCTGAAAATGCCCGTTCAGAGATTGAGCCTTCTAACGGAAGCAGTCAAAATTGAAGCAACCGAATTACTGAGTGAAGTGGTCAGACACTGGCCTGCCCTGAAAAATACATCTGCCGATGGATTGCGGCAGTTATTTATTCAGCGCGACGGAAAACTATTTCAGGATGATGCAAAATACAAACTAATTGTGGAACGCAAAGCGCAGGATGTTCTTTTGGAAAGCGTATCGTGGAATATCGCTGTGATTAAGTTGCCGTGGATTTCGAAAATTTTATTCACTGAATGGTAAAGCTATGAAGACGAAAATAAATAAACCGGAAGCAAAAAATCAAAGCGCCACTCCCTTTTTTGCGGCAAAAAACAGCGGAGGATTTATACCTGTTCAGGCGAAATTAATGGTCAATGAACCAGGCGATGCATTCGAAACAGAGGCTGACCGGGTTGCCGATGCGGTTGTTCAACCAGCTTCCGGCGAAAGTCAGGCTTTCTTTCATCCTGCAAGTGCCCCGATTGTTCAACGCCGGGCTGAAGAACCTGTTCAGGATATTGAATCGGGTTCATTTTCACCAATTGCCGAGACAGAAGATCTGATCGCAAGCGTTTCAGGAAGCGGAGTACAGCTTGATCCTGACACCAGATTGGGAATGGAACAACGATTTGGCGCCGATTTTAGTGGCGTTAAAATACATTCCGACAGTTCTTCCGCTGCGCTGAGCAACCGACTGGGCGCGCATGCCTTCACCACCGGAAACGATATTTTCTTCAACTCCGGAAAATACAGTCCGGAAACCTTATCGGGCAAACATTTGCTGGCTCACGAATTAACACACACCATCCAGCATGGAGGAAATTCAAAGCTTCAGAATAAATCTGCCATTCAGCGCTGGCCATGGGACACATTAAGTCCGGAAGAAACCCTGGCCAATGACAAACGGGAGTTCCGGAGCCGGAACTATGGCCCGATAACCTACACCCAGGCTGCAGTTTCGGGTTCAGGTTTTGACGCCAGTTATTCACCAGCGACGAGCATTCTCAACATTACTGTCCGTGGAAAAATTCGTTTTGCCGACACCCTGAGCGGTGGTGCAGGAGGATATTCCTCATCGAACAGTTTTATGAACAGCGCTGGATTTATACCAATTATGAATGCTTTGCCTCCTGAAGTTCAGGCACGCATCCTACCCTATTTTCAGTGGACAGAGGATCAGAAACAAATTCATCTGATCCGCTTCAGGCAAAATCTGGAAGCAGCAACGGCACTTTGGCAAAATACCGGAATGTCGCTCCAGGTATCGGAAACCGGATGGGAAGATGTAACGGCAACGCCTTCGATTCATCTGGATATTACCGAAGGAAATGCTGTTCAGGGAACCAATGCCTCAGGTGGAACGGATGTTGCGTCGAGCGACCACCTTCAGGTAGAAATCGTAAAACAGCCAACAGCCGACGATGTGGCTAATATCCAGCGGATTATTACCGAATACAATGCCACAACAGGAGCTTCGGTTACCAATGGTATGCTGCGCGGAGTTCGCTCCTATCTGGGCAACGACCCAGGAAGCCGCGGTTCTGCACCACAGGGTGTCAACAATTTTATGTCGCTCGAAAGTGACCGGAGCGATGATCCGGCAAACAAATATTATTTCCAAAGTGTCTATTTTGCCAACAACGAAAGCCAGCTGTCGGAAGAAGCCAGGGCTGGTTTGGATGCATTTTTCAGCGATCCGATGATTCTGCTGGACAATGCCGACCGTGCTGTTGACATTGATTTGCACGGATATGCTTCAGCACCGGGATCAACAGCCTATAACAGTACTTTGGTCGAGGCCCGTATGAACTCGGTTCAGAATTACATCGACGAGCGTGTTGACAATTCAAACATCAGCATGAATTATTATACCACGAACCGGAACAATGATTCGGATGCCAGTGCAGAAGCCGATTTGGCCGCTTTCCCTGACCGGCATGATCCGGCCGATTTCCGTAGGGTTGACATTATGGTGACCCGTCAGGGACGCGGCGGACAAAATGTATTTGCACACGAATTAGGCCATGTGTTCGGACTGGGTGATGAATATGTGGAAACCGCAAACGGATACAACCGACCAGCTGGGGCATTGGCTTCGCACGACCAGCTGGCCAAAAACGCCGGAGTTACAGGTGGCGCAGTGGTTGGTAACGATAACCGGATCATGTCGACTGGGAATGTGGTTGGCGCCGAACATTATTCAACTTTTGCTGATGCCCTGAACCGATTGACATCGAAAACGTGGAGAGTCAATAATTAGTCGTAATTTTAGTACTTTACAACGTATACATTATGCCATTACTCGTTAAAAATACCAAGGGGTTAAAACCTCAGCATCAGGCAGAAGCTCCGCTTTTTGAAAAGACATACGTACCTCCAAGCTTTGGCAATCATTTAGTTTCGAGAGTATATGCCGATGGAAGTTTGTACTATTTATCTCATTCCGGAGAGAGTAGCTGTTTGAATGATGCTGATGAAAAATGGAATTACATTTCATCGGTTTCAGAAAAGGGAGTTCTTGGAATCCGAGTTATTCTTGAAAAGTGCCGCAACCTACCAATTGCTGCATCAACGTCGGCAAATGCTTCAGGCGCTGTCATCTGGAAAATCCCACTTGAAGGCCGCATTCAAAAAATTGAGGTATTTGGTGTTCCTGAAGGGGACTTGAAAATCTTCAATGAAATTGATTTGCTTGTTAATACGAATATTCAAACCATCCCTCGCGGATAATCCTTTCGGAAAAAGAAAAGAGCAAACAGAAACAAGGAAAGCCATGATCAAGCAACGGGAATTTGAATTTCTGAAAAACGTATTGAAGTCGCGCCTCGAAATTGAGCTGAAAGGTTCGGCAACCGAAATCCCCATATATCAATCCGAGGAAACCAATTTGTCAGAACTTGCTGGTTTTATCCGGGAAAATAAACTTTCAAATCCGGAAGTCATTACCTTGCTTTTGGCTTTGGCACCGCACATTTCTCCCGAATTTTACAATTCTATCATCTTCAGTTTTTTGCCCAATGGCGGCGACTTTCCTGAATTTGGAGGTGCAAAAGGAAAGAATCATCGGGGCATTCTGCCCACCGGCGAAACGGTTCTGTTTGTATTGGCCGGAAGCGATATTGAAAAGCGATCAACTTTTTTAGAACTATTTTCTGAAGACCACCTTTTCGCCCGAAAGGGGGTTTTGTACCTCGAAGATGTGCCGGTTGGTGAACCAAAATTGAGTGGTCGACTGATTATGGAACATGAATTTGTCGATTTACTGACTACCGGATCGATTTCTAAACCGAAGTTGAGCAGCGATTTTCCAGCGCAATTGATTGAAACCGATCTGAAATGGGACGACCTGATCCTGAATGAAAAAACCACTGCGCAGATTGCCGAAATTGAAATCTGGCTGAAGCACAACGAGGTTCTGATGAACAAATGGGGCATGAAAAGCCGCATCAAGCCAGGA is a window from the Aquipluma nitroreducens genome containing:
- a CDS encoding ATP-binding protein; the protein is MIKQREFEFLKNVLKSRLEIELKGSATEIPIYQSEETNLSELAGFIRENKLSNPEVITLLLALAPHISPEFYNSIIFSFLPNGGDFPEFGGAKGKNHRGILPTGETVLFVLAGSDIEKRSTFLELFSEDHLFARKGVLYLEDVPVGEPKLSGRLIMEHEFVDLLTTGSISKPKLSSDFPAQLIETDLKWDDLILNEKTTAQIAEIEIWLKHNEVLMNKWGMKSRIKPGFRILFAGSPGTGKTLTASLLGKYTNRDVYRIDLSLVISKYIGETEKNLSKLFDRAENKDWILFFDEADALFGKRTGVRDAHDKYANQEVSYLLQRIEAHAGLVILASNMKSNIDAAFTRRFNAIIEFEIPSTQERLILWKKNIPENVKLDGQINLEEIARKYEINGANIVNIIHYACLKTLERKSNTILYSDLLKGIQKEYLKEGKMINLN
- a CDS encoding contractile injection system tape measure protein — encoded protein: MKNSNHIIEKVLLEVNTSRLETAHMVRNNIDVLLKNELLPRLETLFDEYEFQDEIIRFDELTVDFSVGQNHDFSHLPSEIYRQLKAKFDTRNEHNMAFSEDALSVEQNAGRISATQNSGNVFLFFLKNGYLPWYGKEEQIRNFTRSEIWETNLDDRSFFRALDQILGSSETAANRFILQFPDEMITAYLRRKNLQIHAETSSILKISQNLDKEGRRIFLKLLIRLAHDDFPGVSKKLDRLIFGVYKADNPVTERLEIEQLKKLLQRIIPENALQDSVLEKIDWLIEGKPLVPNEIHRLPETKAESFLEKENDQIGVQNAGLILLHPFLKQFFATTGIQPSEDPDLAIQSLHFLATGNEDVFEGNLIMEKFLCGVPLKMPVQRLSLLTEAVKIEATELLSEVVRHWPALKNTSADGLRQLFIQRDGKLFQDDAKYKLIVERKAQDVLLESVSWNIAVIKLPWISKILFTEW
- a CDS encoding eCIS core domain-containing protein, which produces MKTKINKPEAKNQSATPFFAAKNSGGFIPVQAKLMVNEPGDAFETEADRVADAVVQPASGESQAFFHPASAPIVQRRAEEPVQDIESGSFSPIAETEDLIASVSGSGVQLDPDTRLGMEQRFGADFSGVKIHSDSSSAALSNRLGAHAFTTGNDIFFNSGKYSPETLSGKHLLAHELTHTIQHGGNSKLQNKSAIQRWPWDTLSPEETLANDKREFRSRNYGPITYTQAAVSGSGFDASYSPATSILNITVRGKIRFADTLSGGAGGYSSSNSFMNSAGFIPIMNALPPEVQARILPYFQWTEDQKQIHLIRFRQNLEAATALWQNTGMSLQVSETGWEDVTATPSIHLDITEGNAVQGTNASGGTDVASSDHLQVEIVKQPTADDVANIQRIITEYNATTGASVTNGMLRGVRSYLGNDPGSRGSAPQGVNNFMSLESDRSDDPANKYYFQSVYFANNESQLSEEARAGLDAFFSDPMILLDNADRAVDIDLHGYASAPGSTAYNSTLVEARMNSVQNYIDERVDNSNISMNYYTTNRNNDSDASAEADLAAFPDRHDPADFRRVDIMVTRQGRGGQNVFAHELGHVFGLGDEYVETANGYNRPAGALASHDQLAKNAGVTGGAVVGNDNRIMSTGNVVGAEHYSTFADALNRLTSKTWRVNN